Proteins encoded together in one Deinococcus multiflagellatus window:
- the hemA gene encoding glutamyl-tRNA reductase has translation MTLACPTARSFLSGLPQPEALDLVVVGLNHQTAPVEVRERAAVRAGEEGPLLAHLARHAEEVMLLATCNRTEVYLAGLRGDPLAAFEGAWGQALEGHLYVHRGEAAVAHLYRVAAGLDSLVIGETQIQGQVKRAWQDARARGLTGTLLNKVAQGALAAGKRVRFETGMSDKVVSVSSAAVELAQAALGGLSGRTALILGAGETAELTLTHLRAAGVDDVIVVNRTAERARQLAEKLGGRACAAEYLHEVLPEADVLIASSAAPHYVLNGEGVRAALRQRPGRSMFLIDISVPRILAPDIAEVPGAHLHNLDDLTGIVARNLQSRRAALPHAGAIVRDAAADLSRWHLTRQARLRELALASD, from the coding sequence ATGACGCTGGCCTGCCCCACCGCCCGGTCCTTCCTGAGCGGCCTGCCACAGCCTGAAGCCCTGGACCTCGTGGTGGTGGGCCTGAACCACCAGACCGCCCCCGTCGAGGTGCGCGAGCGCGCCGCCGTGCGCGCGGGCGAAGAGGGGCCCCTGCTGGCCCACCTGGCCCGGCATGCCGAGGAAGTCATGCTACTGGCCACCTGCAACCGCACCGAGGTCTATCTGGCGGGGCTGCGCGGTGATCCCCTGGCCGCGTTTGAGGGGGCCTGGGGGCAGGCCCTGGAGGGCCACCTGTACGTGCACCGGGGCGAGGCCGCTGTGGCGCACCTGTACCGCGTGGCGGCGGGCCTGGACAGTCTGGTGATTGGCGAAACGCAGATTCAGGGGCAGGTGAAGCGGGCGTGGCAGGACGCCCGCGCGCGGGGTCTGACTGGAACGCTGCTGAACAAGGTGGCCCAGGGCGCCCTGGCGGCGGGCAAGCGGGTGCGCTTTGAAACGGGCATGAGCGACAAGGTGGTCAGTGTGTCCAGCGCCGCTGTGGAACTGGCGCAGGCGGCGCTGGGGGGCCTCTCGGGCCGCACCGCCCTGATTCTGGGCGCGGGGGAAACCGCTGAACTGACCCTGACCCACCTGCGTGCCGCGGGCGTGGACGACGTGATCGTGGTCAACCGCACCGCCGAGCGGGCGCGGCAGCTGGCCGAGAAGCTGGGGGGCCGCGCCTGCGCCGCCGAATACCTGCATGAGGTGCTGCCCGAAGCCGACGTGTTGATCGCCTCCAGCGCCGCGCCCCATTACGTGCTGAACGGCGAAGGCGTGCGGGCCGCCCTGCGTCAGCGTCCGGGCCGGTCCATGTTCCTCATTGACATCAGTGTGCCGCGCATTCTGGCGCCCGACATTGCCGAGGTGCCCGGCGCGCACCTGCACAACCTCGACGACCTGACCGGCATCGTGGCCCGCAACCTGCAAAGCCGCCGCGCTGCGCTGCCCCACGCAGGCGCCATTGTGCGCGACGCCGCCGCTGACCTGAGCCGCTGGCACCTGACCCGTCAGGCCCGGTTACGTGAACTGGCCCTGGCCAGCGATTAG
- a CDS encoding precorrin-2 dehydrogenase/sirohydrochlorin ferrochelatase family protein, protein MSLLPAFLDLRGARAVIVGGGRVALRRAHALLRAGLSVTVVAPEVQAEFSGLPVTVLARPYAQGDLHGAALVVAATPDARVNAQVVAEARAQGSLVNDAADAARGSLRFAAVAEEAGVQVAVSTGRELPMLAQALAQRCAELLPTEAQLGRWTAQREAALTLPEPQKHAALDTLRADIRRALGAA, encoded by the coding sequence GTGAGTCTGCTTCCCGCCTTCCTGGACCTGCGTGGGGCGCGCGCCGTGATTGTGGGCGGGGGCCGCGTGGCCCTGCGCCGGGCGCATGCGCTGCTGCGCGCCGGGCTGTCGGTGACGGTGGTGGCGCCCGAGGTGCAGGCTGAATTCTCGGGGCTGCCCGTGACGGTGCTGGCGCGGCCCTATGCCCAGGGCGACCTGCACGGCGCGGCGCTGGTGGTGGCCGCCACCCCAGACGCCCGCGTGAACGCGCAGGTGGTGGCCGAGGCGCGGGCCCAGGGCAGCCTTGTCAACGACGCCGCCGACGCCGCGCGTGGAAGTCTGCGCTTTGCCGCTGTGGCCGAGGAAGCGGGCGTGCAGGTGGCCGTGAGCACCGGGCGCGAACTGCCCATGCTGGCCCAGGCCCTGGCCCAGCGCTGCGCTGAACTGCTGCCCACCGAGGCGCAGCTGGGGCGCTGGACCGCCCAGCGTGAAGCGGCCCTGACCCTGCCCGAACCTCAGAAACACGCCGCTCTGGACACCCTGCGCGCTGACATCCGCCGCGCCCTGGGGGCCGCATGA
- the cobA gene encoding uroporphyrinogen-III C-methyltransferase → MIPPSAAVPSRAFVSLIGAGPGDPGLLTLRGQQALQAADVVLFDYLANPELLRHCPQAETIYVGKKGFSEYISQEQISELLVAKAQEGGGRRVARLKGGDVFVFGRGSEEAEACVRAGVPFEVVPGVTSAIAAPAYAGIPVTHREVARSFAVLTGNTKEGGAHYERLSGVDTLVLLMGVRNLDQIAADLIAAGRDPQTPAATVQWGTTPQQRAVTGTLATIAQVVREAGLQAPAVTVVGEVVRLRDTLRWFESAPVLAGPLAGKTVAVTRTREGASALSDVLRARGAQVLEVPLIRFAPAPDLAPVAAALHDFGGWLLLTSNQAVRALWTLLDEAGLDARALAGMKLAAVGPSTARSLAERGLKADFVPSTPGARHLAAELPVERGEATLHLTSQLAEDELERGLSARGVPYTRAELYRTEPAPLDPGTLERLRQADVVTLASGSAARHLAALAGTDFRVAAMGPQTADAAREAGFAQVIVAHEASLDALADAAAAVVEGMEGSGVQDAGRGQTRA, encoded by the coding sequence ATGATTCCGCCTTCCGCCGCTGTGCCCTCCCGCGCTTTTGTGTCCCTCATCGGGGCGGGGCCGGGTGATCCGGGCCTGCTGACCCTGCGCGGCCAGCAGGCGCTGCAGGCGGCAGACGTGGTGCTGTTCGACTACCTCGCCAACCCCGAACTGCTGCGTCACTGCCCCCAGGCCGAAACCATCTACGTCGGCAAGAAAGGCTTTTCGGAATACATCAGCCAGGAGCAGATTAGCGAACTGCTGGTGGCCAAGGCCCAGGAGGGCGGCGGGCGCCGGGTGGCCCGTCTGAAGGGCGGCGATGTGTTCGTCTTTGGGCGCGGCAGCGAGGAAGCCGAAGCCTGTGTGCGGGCCGGGGTCCCCTTTGAGGTGGTGCCCGGGGTGACCAGCGCCATTGCCGCCCCCGCCTACGCGGGCATTCCCGTCACCCACCGCGAGGTGGCCCGCTCGTTCGCGGTGCTCACCGGCAACACGAAGGAGGGCGGCGCCCATTACGAGCGCCTCTCTGGCGTGGACACCCTGGTGCTGCTGATGGGCGTGCGGAACCTCGACCAGATCGCGGCCGACCTGATCGCCGCCGGGCGCGACCCCCAGACGCCGGCCGCCACCGTGCAGTGGGGCACCACCCCGCAGCAGCGCGCGGTGACCGGCACCCTGGCGACCATCGCCCAGGTGGTCCGCGAGGCCGGCCTGCAGGCCCCGGCCGTGACCGTGGTGGGCGAAGTGGTGCGCCTTCGGGACACCCTGCGCTGGTTCGAGTCGGCGCCCGTTCTGGCTGGCCCCCTGGCCGGCAAGACGGTGGCAGTCACCCGCACCCGCGAAGGCGCCAGTGCCCTGTCTGACGTGCTGCGCGCCCGGGGCGCCCAGGTGCTGGAGGTGCCGCTGATCCGCTTTGCGCCTGCGCCGGATCTGGCGCCCGTGGCCGCCGCGCTGCATGACTTCGGCGGTTGGCTGCTGCTCACCAGCAATCAGGCGGTGCGCGCCCTGTGGACACTGCTGGACGAGGCTGGCCTGGACGCCCGCGCGCTGGCCGGCATGAAACTGGCGGCCGTAGGCCCCAGCACGGCGCGCTCGCTGGCGGAACGGGGGTTAAAAGCCGATTTCGTGCCTTCCACCCCCGGCGCCCGGCATCTGGCCGCCGAGCTGCCCGTGGAGCGTGGCGAGGCGACCCTGCACCTCACCAGCCAGCTGGCCGAGGACGAGCTGGAACGCGGCCTGAGCGCCCGGGGCGTGCCCTATACCCGCGCCGAGCTGTACCGCACCGAACCCGCGCCCCTGGACCCCGGCACCCTGGAGCGCCTGCGGCAGGCCGACGTGGTGACCCTGGCTTCCGGCAGCGCCGCCCGCCACCTCGCCGCCCTGGCCGGCACCGACTTCCGCGTGGCCGCCATGGGCCCCCAGACCGCCGACGCCGCCCGCGAGGCTGGCTTTGCCCAGGTGATCGTGGCCCACGAAGCCAGCCTGGACGCCCTGGCCGATGCAGCGGCAGCGGTGGTGGAAGGCATGGAGGGGAGCGGGGTGCAGGACGCGGGGCGCGGGCAAACCAGGGCTTGA
- a CDS encoding DUF1990 family protein has protein sequence MAQLPVFRTLALALGAFLLSGNVFQAGAGALRPTGLADGAGPVVRRRFWAEVTGATRSPEAITAEVLQHLPEFAPRLAAWFRGLDAPLPAQGGPPIGPGTRLRILMGLIRRARVVVEAVTPRAFRIRTLRLHADAGTVRFGVTEPGGGVLRLEIEVFIRAASWPDRLSYLLAAHALQRLNWETVLSRAVAVSGGSVRARGHETREAAYVPPPGR, from the coding sequence ATGGCTCAACTTCCTGTTTTTCGCACGTTGGCCCTGGCGTTGGGCGCCTTTTTGCTGTCGGGCAACGTCTTTCAAGCGGGGGCCGGGGCGCTGCGCCCCACGGGGCTGGCGGACGGCGCAGGGCCCGTGGTCCGCCGCCGCTTCTGGGCCGAGGTGACCGGCGCCACCCGCTCTCCCGAAGCCATCACCGCCGAGGTGCTGCAGCACCTGCCCGAATTCGCGCCGCGTCTGGCCGCGTGGTTCCGGGGACTGGACGCCCCGCTGCCCGCTCAGGGGGGGCCGCCCATTGGCCCTGGCACCCGCCTGCGGATTCTGATGGGCCTGATCCGGCGCGCCCGGGTGGTCGTGGAGGCCGTCACGCCGCGCGCCTTTCGCATCCGCACCCTGCGCCTGCACGCCGATGCGGGCACGGTGCGCTTTGGGGTGACCGAGCCCGGCGGGGGCGTGCTGCGCCTGGAAATTGAGGTCTTCATCCGCGCGGCCAGCTGGCCCGACCGCCTCAGTTATCTGCTGGCGGCGCACGCCCTGCAGCGCCTGAACTGGGAGACGGTGCTGTCGCGCGCCGTGGCGGTCAGTGGCGGAAGCGTGCGCGCACGCGGCCATGAAACGCGCGAGGCCGCATATGTCCCGCCGCCGGGCCGCTAG